ATATATACAATCCCCCAAGTGTTAGAGCTTTGAAATATGAAATCTCAAGCACTTGATTGTTCCTTCCATTtggtccatttcctgaaaaggaaaatacataCGGGACTCAGAGTTATacatttagatgatgactgcttaaccctttTTATTCCATCAGAAAGGTTATAACCTAGACCGGGAATAATTCTGTATTCCGCGTGTCTTTCGGGTCTAATGTCATCATTTGGTatgggctagctttttgcctatcatctaaaattgttagtataatttaaaagaacaaaataaaatcacaattgAGCGATACCTAACAGTGGGTACTTCCTTTGCCTAGAAGTAATACTTTTttaaatgaacaacattccaattcGACGGTAGTACCTTGCCTTCCATGGTTTCCAACTCATAAGCCCCTTTTCCAGCGATGCTTTGAATCTTGTAAGGACCTTCCCAATTTGAACTCAACTTCCCTGCACTAGttgcttttgttgtttgaaaaacTTTTTTGAGAACGAAGTctccaatcttgaagtatctaaGATGAGCTTTCCTGTTGTAGTATCGCTCAATAATTTGCTTCTGAGCTTCCATTCTTATTAGAGCAGCTTCTCTCTTTTCCTCGAGTAAATCTAAATTCGTTCTCATCTCTTCACCATTTGATTCATCAGTTGCTTGTGTAAATATCATACTTGgatcacctatttcaactggaattaaggcttcagcaCCATAAATAAGTGAAAATAGAGTCTCTCCCGTGCCTATCTTTGATGTCattcgataagcccataatactcctgGTAGCACCTCAGGCCACTTGccttttgattcctctaatctcttcttcaaattattaatgataatcttatttgttgattcagcttgtccattgGCCATGGGGTGATAAGGTAAGGAAGTTATTTGTTTAATCTGCCAACTCTGAAAAAGTTCTGTGACTTTCGTGCCTATGAACTGtgggccattatcacatacgatttctCTTGGCACTCTAAATCGGCATATAATGTTTCGCCAAATAAAGTTTATgacttccttctctcgtacctaTTTGAAGGctcctgcctctacccatttagaaaaataatctgTTAATACTAACAAAAACCGTACCTTTCTTTTAGCTTGTGGCAATGGtcccacgatatccatcccccacttcatgaatggccatggaaaAATAATCGTATGTAATAGCTCTGCTGGGCGATGCATGTTATTGCCATATAGTTGGCATTTATCACACTTTGCCACAAAACtttctgcatcttcttccattttcggccagtagtatcctgctctaattaAAGTCTTTACCAAGGatcttcctcctgcgtgattttcacaatgtccctcgtgtacttctctcatcacatattctgtctGAGCaggtccgaggcatcttgctaaaGGTCCTCCGAATATTTTTTGATATAAATTTTCTCGAATTAAGCAGTAACGGGCAGCTTTTCGTCAAAGTAACTGAGACTCTTTCTTGTCTTCAGGTAAGGTTCAATACTGCAAAAAATTAACAAAttcgtttctccagtcccaagttataTTATTGAAATTTATCTCATTTTTATCTTGGtcgagtgctgaatgaaacaaatgtattacGATAGTAATTTTTGCATTTGTTATTTCCGTAACTGACGCGAGATTCACTAGTGCATCTGCTTCCGCATTCTCTTCCCCGGGTATTTACACAATTTTCCATGTCTGGAATTGTCTTATCAATTCTCGTGCCTTTTCCAAATGTTGCTACATTCGTGCCTCTCTAGCTATATAAGTCCCCTGCATCTGGTTAACTACCAGCTGGGAATCACTTTTAATTATGATTTACTCTATAGCCAATTTTAGTGCCAGTTCCAAACCTGCAATTaaagcctcatactctgcttcattattaGTAATTGGATAGCATTTTATTGCTTGTCTTATACTTTCTCCCGAAGTTGGTATTAAAATGATACCTAAACCTGCTCCTTTAACATTCGATGAGCCATCAGTAAATAAAGTCCATGTACCTGGACTAAATCCGGTGAATACATGTAGTtccttttctgtttcaggaaCTATTTCTGTGCTAAAATCCGCTACAAAATCtgttaaaatttatgattttattgcagttctaggttggtacaTAATATTATATTCATtgagttctatagcccatttagcTAATCTTCCTGACAATTCTTGTTTATGTAGTATATTCCTTAGAGGGTAAGCAATTATTACAGAGATAGGATAATATTGAAAATAAGGTttcaactttctagatgccataacTAATGCTAAAGCAAGTTTTTCTAAGTGAGGATATCGAGTCTcagcatctaacaaagatttactaacataataaattggagattgtttacctttatcTTCTCGTACTAAAACCGTACTTACTGCCATTTCTGATACTGCGAGATAGACGAGTAGCCTCTCTCCATCCTTTGGTTTAGCTAGCAggggtggatttgataaatatgctTTTAAATTTTTAAGGGCGtgttgacattcatcagtccactCAAACTGATTTTGCTTTTTCAATACTGAAAAGAATTTTAAACTTTTCCCC
This DNA window, taken from Nicotiana tabacum cultivar K326 chromosome 15, ASM71507v2, whole genome shotgun sequence, encodes the following:
- the LOC142169809 gene encoding uncharacterized protein LOC142169809, translated to MTSKIGTGETLFSLIYGAEALIPVEIGDPSMIFTQATDESNGEEMRTNLDLLEEKREAALIRMEAQKQIIERYYNRKAHLRYFKIGDFVLKKVFQTTKATSAGKLSSNWEGPYKIQSIAGKGAYELETMEGKEMDQMEGTIKCLRFHISKL